A genomic window from Methylorubrum extorquens includes:
- the cobT gene encoding cobaltochelatase subunit CobT, with amino-acid sequence MALTNRPKTGDRKEPGAEPLKRSVAGCLRAIAKRPDIEVTYASDRPALIGDKARLPEPTRRITSEDAAILRGHSDSMALRLGCHDTSVHRRLAPDNAAARAVYDAVEQARVEAIGSRRLDGVAANITAMLEDRYHRGGKYENITDRADAPMEDAVALMVRERLTGQKPPPAAARIVELWREHIEARAGKNLDGLLGSLENQRSFARSVRDLLSSLDMADETPLDQDDESDEDENQAQDDEQQPSEGEAEEQSQGDRAEIEVTDEATDELDEGATESADAPSGELPEEAEDAESEEASESWRPPSQRGNERTGPDYKVYNPRFDETVEAEDLCDAEELARLRSYLDKQLAHLQGVVGRLANRLQRRLLAQQSRAWDFDLEEGQLDPARLVRVVTDPFQPLSFKQEKDTDFRDTVVTLLLDNSGSMRGRPITVAATCADILARTLERCGVKVEILGFTTRAWKGGQSREAWLAGGKPPAPGRLNDLRHIIYKSADAPWRRARKNLGLMMREGLLKENIDGEALDWAHKRLLARPEQRRILMVISDGAPVDDSTLSVNPGNYLERHLRYMIEEIETRSPVELLAIGIGHDVTRYYRRAVTIIDAEELGGAMTEKLAELFEENTGASRGGGMKRVAGRR; translated from the coding sequence GGATCACGTCCGAGGACGCGGCGATCCTGCGCGGCCACTCCGATTCGATGGCGCTACGCCTCGGCTGCCACGACACGAGCGTCCACCGCCGCCTCGCCCCCGACAACGCCGCGGCGCGTGCGGTCTACGATGCAGTCGAGCAGGCGCGCGTCGAGGCGATCGGTTCGCGCCGCCTGGACGGCGTGGCCGCCAACATCACCGCAATGCTGGAGGACCGCTACCACCGCGGCGGCAAGTACGAGAACATCACCGACCGCGCCGACGCACCGATGGAGGATGCCGTGGCGCTGATGGTGCGCGAGCGCCTCACCGGGCAGAAGCCGCCGCCGGCTGCGGCCCGGATCGTCGAGCTGTGGCGCGAGCATATCGAGGCCCGCGCCGGCAAGAACCTCGACGGATTGCTCGGCTCGCTTGAGAACCAGCGCAGCTTTGCCCGCTCGGTGCGCGATCTCCTCTCCTCCCTCGATATGGCCGACGAGACGCCCCTCGATCAGGACGACGAGAGCGACGAGGACGAGAACCAAGCCCAGGACGACGAGCAGCAGCCGAGCGAGGGCGAGGCGGAGGAGCAGAGCCAGGGCGACCGCGCCGAGATCGAAGTGACCGACGAGGCCACCGACGAACTCGACGAGGGCGCCACCGAATCCGCCGACGCCCCCTCCGGCGAGCTGCCGGAGGAGGCCGAGGATGCGGAGTCCGAGGAGGCCTCCGAATCCTGGCGGCCGCCGAGCCAGCGCGGCAACGAGCGGACCGGCCCGGACTACAAGGTCTACAACCCGCGCTTCGACGAGACCGTCGAGGCCGAGGATCTGTGCGACGCCGAGGAACTCGCGCGCCTGCGCAGCTATCTCGACAAGCAGCTCGCCCACCTTCAGGGCGTCGTCGGCCGCCTCGCCAACCGTCTCCAGCGCCGCCTGCTGGCGCAGCAGAGCCGTGCCTGGGACTTCGACCTCGAAGAGGGCCAGCTCGATCCGGCCCGGCTCGTGCGCGTCGTCACCGACCCGTTCCAGCCGCTCTCCTTCAAGCAGGAGAAGGATACCGACTTCCGCGACACCGTGGTCACGCTGCTGCTCGACAATTCCGGCTCGATGCGCGGGCGCCCGATCACCGTGGCCGCGACCTGCGCCGACATTCTGGCCCGCACGCTGGAGCGCTGCGGCGTGAAGGTCGAGATTCTCGGCTTCACCACCCGCGCCTGGAAGGGCGGCCAGTCCCGCGAGGCGTGGCTCGCCGGCGGCAAGCCACCCGCCCCCGGCCGCCTCAACGACCTGCGCCACATCATCTACAAGAGCGCCGACGCCCCCTGGCGCCGTGCGCGGAAAAACCTCGGGCTGATGATGCGCGAGGGGCTCCTGAAGGAGAACATCGACGGCGAGGCGCTGGATTGGGCCCACAAGCGCCTGCTGGCGCGGCCGGAGCAGCGCCGCATTCTGATGGTGATCTCCGACGGGGCGCCGGTCGATGACTCGACGCTGTCGGTCAACCCCGGCAACTATCTCGAACGCCACCTGCGCTACATGATCGAGGAGATCGAGACCCGCTCGCCGGTCGAACTGCTCGCCATCGGCATCGGCCACGACGTGACGCGCTACTACCGCCGCGCCGTGACGATCATCGACGCCGAGGAACTCGGCGGCGCGATGACGGAAAAGCTCGCCGAGCTGTTCGAGGAGAACACCGGCGCGTCACGCGGCGGCGGGATGAAACGGGTGGCCGGGCGGCGCTGA
- a CDS encoding nitrate reductase, protein MSQPAPDLAAPAVKTTCPYCGVGCGVLATPDGQGGVAIAGDPEHPANFGRLCSKGSALGETVDLGDRLLVPTVDGQTATWEGALGTVAGGLRRIAEQHGPDAIAFYLSGQILTEDYYVANKLAKGFLGTPHVDTNSRLCMSSAVAAHRRAFGSDTVPGCYEDLDEADLIVLVGSNTAWCHPILFRRMVDARNSRGTRIVTVDPRRTQTGEEADLHLGLQPGTDSALFSGLLAYLAGQAKLDGHFIEAHTAGFEGALERARQIAPDVAATARATGLAEADVQAFFELFAKTKRVVTAFSQGANQSAQGTDKGNAIINCHLATGRIGQPGMGPLSLTGQPNAMGGREVGGLANMLAAHMHFAPEEVDRVRRFWKAPNIITGEGMKAVALFEAIERGKIKALWVIGTNPLVSMPRADRIREAIQGLDLYVVSEAVATSDSARATGKKTVLLPALAWGEKDGTVTNSERRISRQRAFLKAPGQARADWAILCDVARRLGHGEAFAYKSAADIFREHAALSAFENEGTRDFDLGGLAEMSDRGYDAHRPIQWPVPKRGADGKKGRARLFADGRFYTFDQRARFVAVQPPALAQPVTAERPLVLNTGRIRDHWHTMTRTGKSQRLSGHRAVPFVEIHPDDAARYRLNDGGFARITTDLGSAILEVTVTDAVLPGSIFAPMHWSDMTASHGRAAALARGIPDPVSGQPELKATPASVEAVAYRSRGYLLTRDAQAAPAGWWWARATVSGGSGLLFATGEGSREMALSVRGMFPGHELAEYVDHARGLYRCVVTRGDRLVAALSVAPGDRRPDWELAKAVFAAPDIDAIDRRTLLSGRAATASAGPVVCACHGVGLDVITATIAAGAGSVEAVGAACKAGTNCGSCIPEIRKLLAPALARSAA, encoded by the coding sequence ATGTCTCAGCCCGCCCCCGATCTCGCCGCGCCCGCGGTGAAGACGACCTGCCCCTATTGCGGCGTCGGCTGCGGCGTACTTGCGACGCCGGACGGCCAGGGCGGCGTCGCGATCGCGGGCGATCCCGAGCATCCCGCGAATTTCGGCCGCCTCTGCTCCAAGGGCTCGGCGCTCGGCGAGACCGTCGATCTCGGCGACCGGCTGCTCGTCCCGACCGTCGATGGCCAGACCGCGACCTGGGAGGGCGCGCTCGGCACGGTCGCCGGGGGCTTGAGGCGGATCGCCGAGCAGCACGGGCCGGACGCGATCGCCTTCTACCTGTCGGGCCAGATCCTGACCGAGGACTATTACGTCGCCAACAAGCTGGCCAAGGGCTTCCTCGGCACGCCGCATGTCGACACCAATTCGCGGCTGTGCATGTCGAGCGCCGTCGCCGCCCACCGCCGCGCCTTCGGCTCCGACACCGTGCCCGGCTGCTACGAAGATCTCGACGAGGCCGACCTGATCGTGCTCGTCGGCTCCAATACCGCGTGGTGCCACCCGATCCTGTTTCGCCGCATGGTCGATGCGCGCAACAGCCGCGGCACCCGGATCGTCACCGTCGATCCCCGCCGGACGCAGACCGGGGAGGAGGCCGACCTGCATCTCGGCCTCCAGCCCGGCACCGATTCCGCGCTGTTCTCCGGTTTGCTTGCCTATCTGGCCGGACAGGCCAAGCTCGACGGACACTTCATCGAGGCGCACACCGCCGGCTTCGAGGGCGCTCTGGAGCGCGCCCGGCAGATCGCGCCGGATGTCGCCGCCACCGCCCGCGCCACGGGGCTGGCGGAAGCCGACGTGCAGGCCTTCTTCGAACTGTTCGCGAAGACGAAGCGGGTCGTCACCGCCTTCAGCCAGGGGGCGAACCAGTCGGCCCAGGGCACCGACAAGGGCAACGCCATCATCAACTGCCATCTCGCCACTGGGCGGATCGGACAGCCCGGCATGGGGCCGCTCTCGCTCACCGGCCAGCCCAACGCCATGGGCGGGCGCGAGGTCGGGGGCTTGGCCAACATGCTGGCCGCTCACATGCACTTCGCCCCCGAGGAGGTGGACCGGGTGCGCCGCTTCTGGAAGGCGCCCAACATCATCACCGGCGAGGGGATGAAGGCGGTGGCCCTCTTCGAGGCGATCGAGCGGGGCAAGATCAAGGCGCTGTGGGTGATCGGCACCAATCCGCTCGTCTCGATGCCGCGGGCCGACCGGATCCGCGAAGCGATCCAGGGGCTCGACCTCTACGTCGTCTCGGAGGCCGTCGCCACCAGCGACAGCGCCCGCGCGACGGGCAAGAAGACCGTGCTGCTGCCGGCGCTCGCCTGGGGCGAGAAGGACGGCACGGTGACGAACTCCGAGCGGCGCATCTCGCGCCAGCGCGCCTTCCTGAAGGCGCCGGGGCAGGCGCGGGCCGATTGGGCGATCCTGTGCGACGTCGCCCGCCGCCTCGGCCATGGCGAGGCCTTCGCCTACAAGTCCGCCGCCGACATCTTCCGCGAGCACGCCGCGCTCTCGGCCTTCGAGAACGAGGGCACCCGCGATTTCGACCTCGGCGGCCTCGCCGAGATGAGCGACCGCGGCTACGATGCCCATCGGCCGATACAGTGGCCGGTGCCGAAGCGCGGAGCGGACGGGAAGAAGGGCCGCGCCCGGCTCTTCGCCGACGGGCGCTTCTACACCTTCGATCAGCGCGCCCGCTTCGTTGCCGTGCAGCCGCCCGCCCTGGCGCAGCCGGTGACCGCCGAGCGCCCGCTCGTGCTCAACACCGGCCGCATCCGCGACCACTGGCACACCATGACCCGCACGGGCAAAAGCCAGCGCCTCTCGGGGCACCGCGCCGTGCCCTTCGTCGAGATCCACCCCGACGACGCCGCCCGCTACCGCCTGAATGACGGGGGATTTGCGCGCATCACCACCGATCTCGGCAGCGCGATCCTCGAAGTGACGGTGACGGACGCCGTTCTGCCGGGCTCGATCTTCGCGCCGATGCACTGGTCTGACATGACCGCCTCTCACGGGCGCGCGGCGGCGCTGGCCCGCGGCATCCCCGATCCGGTCTCGGGCCAGCCCGAACTGAAGGCGACGCCGGCCTCCGTCGAGGCGGTGGCTTACCGCTCCCGCGGCTACCTGCTGACGCGCGACGCCCAGGCGGCCCCCGCCGGCTGGTGGTGGGCACGGGCGACCGTCTCCGGCGGCTCCGGTCTCCTCTTCGCGACAGGGGAGGGCTCGCGGGAGATGGCTTTGTCCGTGCGCGGGATGTTCCCCGGCCACGAACTGGCCGAGTACGTCGATCATGCCCGCGGACTCTACCGCTGCGTCGTCACGCGCGGCGACCGCCTCGTGGCCGCGCTCAGTGTGGCGCCGGGGGATCGGCGGCCGGATTGGGAACTCGCCAAGGCGGTATTCGCCGCCCCCGACATCGACGCCATCGACCGGCGCACCCTGCTCTCGGGCCGGGCGGCGACGGCCTCGGCCGGTCCGGTGGTCTGCGCCTGCCACGGCGTCGGACTCGACGTCATCACCGCAACCATCGCCGCCGGGGCCGGCTCGGTCGAGGCGGTGGGCGCGGCCTGCAAGGCGGGAACGAATTGCGGCTCATGCATCCCTGAGATCCGCAAGCTTCTCGCACCGGCGCTTGCGCGCAGCGCCGCGTAG
- a CDS encoding glycosyltransferase family 2 protein → MKAGTGAADTSDSGQWPAEIAFLAGEGVSPRVLDRASAVARRCGTDAATALLNEGLVSEDAFYRALARRLGTVFLDAPIRLGDGLRYPHCLVVGAALLAPGSAALVVTAPHGPAIARLIRAVERLESRPAVTTPTRLRLAVFAQHGAGIASEASDALGRLRPEWSCRPGPHALDLALGGTALALFVGLVRLPSVIGFVLLALVQALMLALLTFRLAAVGTGAARPFGMRPVLLTDAALPTYTVLVALYREAAVVPRLVRTLARLDYPAAKLDIKFLLEADDAETAAALRAIPLPTRFEIVTVPPGQPRTKPRALNAALPLARGTYLVVFDAEDVIEPDQLRRAATLFAWSPPSIACLQGRLVIDNEGDGLLPRLFAIEYAALFDVLAPALAAWRMPIPLGGTSTHFRTRVLRSLHGWDAWNVTEDADLGLRLALAGYRVGDLPSSTYEEAPRRLKAWLRQRTRWMKGFLQTSFTHGRRPRAVYRRLGAAETLCALAFVPGTVASALFYPFLMAGSLGELFLVPADDTVLAHLTRAGAWTIFFAGLAAMWLPGFIGCLRRGWGDLLPFVLLLPLYHLLVSLAAWMAMVEWLRDPHRWDKTEHGLARTSRTGALGRRPPGAVRSASTVPPPSPPPAG, encoded by the coding sequence GTGAAAGCGGGCACGGGCGCGGCCGATACGTCGGATTCCGGCCAGTGGCCGGCCGAGATCGCCTTCCTCGCTGGCGAAGGCGTGTCGCCACGTGTGCTGGACCGGGCGAGCGCCGTCGCCCGCCGCTGCGGGACGGATGCAGCGACCGCCCTGCTGAACGAGGGTCTGGTCTCCGAGGACGCGTTCTACCGGGCCCTGGCCCGGCGGCTCGGGACGGTGTTCCTCGATGCCCCGATCCGGCTCGGCGACGGCCTGCGCTATCCGCACTGCCTCGTCGTCGGCGCCGCACTGCTCGCTCCCGGTTCGGCCGCCCTGGTCGTCACCGCGCCTCATGGCCCGGCCATCGCCCGTTTGATCCGGGCCGTGGAGCGCTTGGAGTCGCGGCCGGCCGTGACGACGCCGACGCGCCTCAGGCTGGCGGTGTTCGCTCAGCACGGTGCCGGCATCGCCTCGGAGGCGTCCGATGCCCTGGGCCGTCTGCGACCCGAATGGTCCTGCCGGCCGGGCCCTCATGCCCTCGACCTTGCGCTCGGAGGCACCGCGCTCGCGCTCTTCGTCGGGCTCGTCCGTCTGCCCAGCGTCATCGGCTTCGTTCTGCTGGCGCTGGTCCAGGCCCTGATGCTGGCGCTGCTGACCTTCCGCCTCGCTGCGGTGGGTACCGGAGCGGCCAGACCCTTCGGGATGCGGCCCGTGCTCCTCACCGATGCCGCGCTTCCGACCTACACGGTGCTCGTCGCCCTCTACCGGGAGGCGGCGGTGGTGCCGCGCCTCGTGCGGACGCTGGCGCGGCTCGATTATCCGGCGGCCAAGCTCGACATCAAGTTCCTGCTGGAGGCCGACGATGCGGAGACCGCCGCAGCGCTCCGCGCCATTCCGCTGCCGACCCGGTTCGAGATCGTGACGGTGCCGCCGGGCCAACCGCGCACCAAGCCGCGGGCCCTGAACGCGGCGCTGCCGCTGGCCCGCGGCACGTATCTCGTCGTGTTCGACGCGGAGGACGTGATCGAGCCCGATCAGCTCCGGCGCGCAGCCACGCTGTTTGCGTGGTCACCCCCTTCGATCGCCTGCCTCCAGGGCCGCCTCGTCATCGACAACGAGGGGGACGGGCTGCTGCCCCGACTGTTCGCGATCGAGTACGCCGCCTTGTTCGACGTGCTGGCTCCGGCGCTGGCGGCGTGGCGGATGCCGATCCCGCTCGGCGGAACCTCGACGCATTTCCGAACGCGGGTGCTCCGGTCGCTGCACGGATGGGATGCCTGGAACGTGACCGAGGATGCCGATCTCGGCTTGCGCCTCGCCTTGGCGGGTTACCGGGTCGGCGATCTGCCGAGTTCCACCTACGAGGAGGCGCCGAGGCGGCTGAAGGCTTGGCTGCGCCAGCGCACCCGGTGGATGAAGGGTTTTTTGCAGACCAGCTTCACCCACGGCCGGCGCCCGCGCGCGGTCTATCGCCGTCTCGGGGCGGCGGAGACCCTGTGCGCCCTGGCCTTCGTACCCGGCACGGTCGCCTCGGCGTTGTTCTACCCGTTCCTGATGGCGGGCAGCCTCGGGGAGCTGTTCCTCGTGCCGGCCGACGACACCGTGCTGGCGCATCTCACCCGGGCCGGGGCCTGGACCATCTTCTTCGCCGGCCTTGCGGCGATGTGGCTGCCCGGCTTCATCGGCTGCCTGCGGCGGGGCTGGGGCGATCTCCTGCCCTTCGTCCTGCTGCTGCCGCTCTACCATCTGCTGGTCAGCCTCGCGGCGTGGATGGCGATGGTCGAGTGGCTGCGCGACCCGCACCGCTGGGACAAGACCGAGCACGGGCTGGCCCGCACCTCCCGCACGGGAGCGCTGGGGCGGCGCCCGCCGGGTGCTGTTAGATCCGCTTCGACAGTTCCGCCGCCGTCTCCGCCGCCGGCCGGCTGA
- a CDS encoding transporter substrate-binding domain-containing protein — MGFDLSTDVYRSAASTPASRRWRALPAAIAGVLLSLLAGVAQAQQPAPPVGEPPSVVIPNFWNPRARGERVEAPQTGRAVRFMTDDEFPPLHFAGPDGTPTGFAVELARAVCERLTVMCTVQARRFDTLLDALADKQGDVVAAAIPLTPALRARFLATRPYFRWPARFIARKDRSLPAPSATALAGRSIGIVEGSAHEAFLKAFFPNATRKTFTDLSAAQSALKRGEVEYLFADGLSLALWLNGQEAEGCCATSGGDYLENRYFGEGIGFVTRTEDAALARALDDALQRVWDDGKYAELYLRFFPVSPF, encoded by the coding sequence ATGGGCTTCGACCTTTCCACGGACGTGTATCGCTCCGCCGCCTCAACCCCTGCGTCAAGACGGTGGCGGGCCTTGCCCGCCGCGATCGCGGGTGTTCTGCTGAGCCTACTCGCAGGCGTTGCACAGGCACAACAGCCTGCTCCCCCCGTCGGCGAGCCTCCCTCCGTGGTCATTCCGAATTTTTGGAATCCCCGAGCCCGCGGCGAGCGGGTCGAGGCGCCCCAGACCGGGCGGGCGGTGCGATTCATGACCGACGACGAGTTTCCGCCGCTGCATTTCGCAGGGCCCGACGGGACGCCGACCGGCTTTGCCGTGGAACTCGCCCGCGCGGTCTGCGAGCGGCTGACGGTGATGTGCACGGTGCAGGCGCGCCGCTTCGACACGCTGCTCGATGCGCTGGCGGACAAGCAGGGCGACGTGGTGGCCGCCGCCATTCCCCTGACGCCGGCCCTGCGCGCGCGCTTCCTGGCGACGCGGCCCTACTTCCGCTGGCCCGCCCGCTTCATCGCCCGCAAGGACCGCAGCCTGCCCGCCCCCTCGGCGACCGCACTCGCCGGGCGGAGCATCGGAATCGTCGAGGGCAGCGCCCACGAAGCCTTTCTCAAGGCCTTCTTCCCCAACGCCACGCGAAAGACCTTCACCGATCTCTCGGCGGCCCAGAGCGCGCTCAAGCGCGGCGAGGTCGAGTATCTGTTCGCCGACGGCCTGAGCCTCGCGCTCTGGCTGAACGGCCAGGAGGCGGAAGGCTGCTGCGCCACGTCCGGCGGCGACTACCTCGAGAACCGCTATTTCGGCGAGGGCATCGGCTTCGTCACCCGCACCGAGGACGCGGCACTGGCCCGCGCCCTCGACGACGCGTTGCAGCGGGTGTGGGACGACGGGAAGTACGCCGAGCTGTATCTGCGATTTTTTCCGGTCAGTCCGTTCTGA
- a CDS encoding DUF992 domain-containing protein: MRTILAALVAMTLATAADARTIDATAEGRVAGTLTCETRTDLGLVFGTARVAACTFVTGDGRRQPYAALLPPREGEAGPRILAWRVITADGTSRPGLLDGSFNGDAAGALHGTAARLAPLDATTETDLRLAAESRTEIGLR; the protein is encoded by the coding sequence ATGCGCACGATCCTCGCCGCCCTTGTTGCCATGACCCTCGCCACCGCCGCCGACGCGCGCACGATTGATGCCACCGCTGAGGGCAGGGTGGCGGGAACGCTGACCTGCGAGACCCGCACCGATCTCGGGCTCGTCTTCGGCACGGCGCGGGTCGCCGCCTGCACCTTCGTCACCGGGGACGGCCGGCGCCAGCCCTACGCCGCGCTGCTTCCGCCGCGTGAGGGCGAGGCGGGTCCGCGCATCCTGGCATGGCGGGTGATCACCGCCGACGGGACGAGCCGCCCCGGCCTCCTCGATGGCAGCTTCAACGGTGACGCCGCGGGCGCCCTGCATGGCACCGCGGCACGCCTCGCACCGCTCGACGCGACGACGGAGACGGACCTCCGCCTCGCCGCGGAAAGCCGCACGGAGATCGGCCTGCGCTGA
- a CDS encoding DUF779 domain-containing protein has product MSESASPQPERIDPVTAEQADNAGTPLRVTATPAALELIEELKSEYGPVMFHQSGGCCDGSSPMCYPVGDFITSDGDVHLGRVGGADFFISRSQFEVWKHTHIMLDVVPGRGGMFSLENGREKRFHVRSRLFTQAENEALSGACRL; this is encoded by the coding sequence ATGAGCGAGTCCGCGAGCCCCCAGCCCGAGCGGATCGATCCCGTCACCGCCGAACAGGCGGACAATGCCGGCACGCCCCTGCGGGTGACCGCGACGCCCGCGGCGCTCGAACTGATCGAGGAACTCAAGTCGGAGTACGGCCCGGTGATGTTCCACCAGTCCGGCGGCTGCTGCGACGGCTCCTCGCCGATGTGCTACCCCGTGGGCGACTTCATCACGAGCGACGGCGACGTGCATCTCGGTCGGGTCGGCGGCGCGGACTTCTTCATCTCGCGCTCGCAGTTCGAAGTCTGGAAGCACACCCACATCATGCTCGATGTGGTGCCCGGCCGCGGCGGCATGTTCTCGCTCGAGAACGGCCGCGAGAAGCGCTTCCACGTCCGCTCGCGGCTGTTCACGCAGGCGGAGAACGAGGCGTTGTCCGGCGCCTGCCGATTGTAG
- a CDS encoding SCO family protein, which translates to MRPSRSVLLPLAAFVAGLVAISVALVMTLVPQHPQSGPSGIGGPFTLVNQDGATVSERDFADKPYLMFFGFTHCPDVCPTTLQQISDVLAALGPKADAMKVAFVSVDPERDTPASLKTYLSSFDPRIVGLTGSSEQVAATVKTFRAYAKKVPSSSGDYTMEHTALVYLMDARNGFVGAVNLSRPAAETAAELSKRI; encoded by the coding sequence ATGCGTCCGTCCCGCAGCGTTCTCCTACCGCTCGCCGCCTTCGTGGCCGGCCTCGTGGCGATCTCCGTCGCGCTGGTGATGACGCTGGTGCCGCAGCATCCGCAGAGCGGCCCGAGTGGCATCGGCGGTCCCTTCACCCTGGTGAACCAGGACGGCGCGACGGTCAGCGAGCGCGATTTCGCCGACAAGCCCTACCTGATGTTCTTCGGCTTCACCCATTGCCCCGACGTCTGCCCGACCACGCTCCAGCAGATCAGCGACGTGCTGGCAGCGCTCGGCCCCAAGGCGGATGCGATGAAGGTCGCCTTCGTCAGCGTCGACCCCGAGCGCGACACGCCCGCATCGCTGAAGACCTACCTGTCGAGCTTCGACCCGCGCATCGTCGGCCTCACCGGCAGCTCGGAGCAGGTCGCGGCGACGGTCAAGACGTTCCGCGCCTACGCCAAGAAGGTGCCGAGTTCGAGCGGCGACTACACGATGGAGCACACCGCGCTCGTCTACCTGATGGACGCCCGCAACGGCTTCGTCGGCGCGGTCAACCTCAGCCGGCCGGCGGCGGAGACGGCGGCGGAACTGTCGAAGCGGATCTAA
- the cysG gene encoding siroheme synthase CysG — protein MSTPRQPRETRAGLEPLAVLPVFVPLQDKRAVLAGSNGGAPWKVKLLAAAGARVDVYAEEPSEELRGVPAEIAAGSVILHERRWTPEDLKGAAFAIGAMEDETDCVAFVAAARAAGAIVNAVDRPHLCDVKFGAIVNRSPLVVGISTEGAAPVFGQTVRARIEAMLPRGFKHWVGAARDWREAVSARFHGFAERRGFWERFTDRAFAEPDRTPTEADLADLMGQAEALPLGGAVTLVGAGPGDAELLTLKALRSLRNADVILYDDLVAPEILDYARREARTMLVGKTGHGPSCRQDDINALMVSLAKSGKQVVRLKSGDPLVFGRAGEEIEACEAAGIPCTIVPGVSAAQGAAAALGVSLTHRDAARRLQFVTGHDRRGALPEDLNWGALADRSVTTVVYMPKRTLRALLERAIAEGLAPETPALVVFNATRAKQATVAGTAADLAERVEASGLEGPALLMVGEALRRHNARSVDRDVEIRAEAS, from the coding sequence ATGAGCACGCCCCGCCAACCCCGCGAAACCCGCGCCGGCCTCGAGCCGCTGGCGGTGCTCCCCGTGTTCGTGCCGCTCCAGGACAAGCGCGCCGTGCTCGCCGGCTCCAATGGCGGCGCCCCCTGGAAGGTGAAACTGCTGGCCGCCGCCGGCGCGCGGGTCGATGTCTATGCCGAAGAGCCGAGCGAGGAGTTGCGCGGCGTGCCGGCCGAGATCGCCGCCGGCTCGGTGATCCTGCACGAGCGCCGCTGGACCCCGGAAGACCTGAAGGGCGCGGCCTTCGCCATCGGCGCCATGGAGGACGAGACTGACTGCGTTGCCTTCGTCGCGGCGGCACGCGCGGCCGGGGCCATCGTCAATGCGGTCGACCGGCCGCATCTGTGCGACGTGAAGTTCGGCGCCATCGTCAACCGCTCGCCGCTCGTCGTCGGCATCTCGACCGAGGGCGCCGCCCCGGTCTTCGGGCAGACGGTGCGGGCACGCATCGAGGCGATGCTGCCGCGCGGCTTCAAGCACTGGGTCGGCGCCGCCCGCGACTGGCGCGAGGCGGTCTCGGCCCGCTTCCACGGTTTTGCCGAGCGGCGCGGCTTCTGGGAGCGCTTCACCGACCGCGCCTTCGCCGAGCCGGACCGCACGCCGACCGAGGCCGACCTCGCCGACCTGATGGGTCAGGCCGAGGCGCTGCCCCTCGGCGGCGCGGTGACGCTTGTCGGCGCCGGGCCGGGTGACGCCGAACTCCTCACCCTCAAGGCCCTGCGAAGCTTACGCAACGCCGACGTGATCCTCTACGACGACCTCGTCGCCCCCGAGATCCTCGACTATGCCCGCCGCGAGGCCCGCACCATGCTGGTCGGCAAGACCGGCCACGGCCCCTCCTGCCGCCAGGACGACATCAACGCGCTGATGGTCTCGCTGGCCAAATCCGGCAAGCAGGTGGTGCGGCTGAAATCCGGTGACCCGCTCGTCTTCGGGCGGGCCGGCGAGGAGATCGAGGCCTGCGAGGCGGCAGGCATTCCCTGCACCATCGTGCCCGGCGTCAGCGCGGCGCAGGGGGCGGCGGCGGCGCTCGGCGTATCGTTGACCCATCGCGACGCGGCCCGGCGCCTGCAATTCGTCACCGGTCACGACCGGCGCGGGGCGCTACCCGAGGATCTGAACTGGGGCGCGCTCGCCGATCGCAGCGTCACCACCGTGGTCTACATGCCCAAGCGCACGCTGCGCGCCCTGCTGGAGCGGGCCATCGCCGAGGGGCTCGCACCCGAGACGCCGGCCCTCGTCGTGTTCAACGCGACCCGAGCCAAGCAGGCAACAGTGGCCGGCACCGCCGCCGACCTCGCCGAGCGGGTCGAGGCCTCCGGGCTCGAAGGGCCGGCGCTCCTGATGGTCGGCGAGGCCCTGCGCCGGCACAACGCACGCAGCGTGGATCGGGACGTCGAGATCCGGGCGGAAGCTTCCTGA